The following coding sequences lie in one Pontibacter sp. G13 genomic window:
- a CDS encoding flotillin family protein, whose product MDTFVMVGYVLLGALVVIGVGYLFAISLFLKKVSQGKALVKTGQGKPRVSTGKSMWVVPLFHKLEMMDISLKQVVITREGKDGLICKDNLRADIKVAFFVRVSPEENDILRVASTIGCTRASDPDQLRVLFEAKFSEALKSVGKRFDFIDLYNSRDELKKEIIQVIGKDLNGYSLDDAAIDYLEQTPVEYLDENNILDAVGIKKIRELTADQITAANKVQREREKEIKRQDTEKAEAFLELEKQLAEKSEVQKREIASIKARETAETQKVQEEERLKADAARIERERQIMIEEENKMRDIIVAKKNKERTEAVEQEKVVRERDLEAVERDRIVSLANIEKEKALEEERKQIQDVIRDRVAVEREVVEEQERIKDTEAIAEAERLKQVAILEAEKRAQEQLVERIKGAEAEKEASQLEAQTRVIQANALRESIDKEAEAKKIMADATAEEHAAIGLAEARVLEAKASAREKEGQAEANVLEQQAIAEAKGIELKGDAQADANEKIGMVDAKLNVEKGLAEAQVLEAKAAATEKMGVAEAKVIEERGIADAKGVAAKAEAMQKLDGVGKEHEEFKLRLEKETAIELARIEIQREIAAAQAQVLAEALKAANIDIVGGEQEFFDRITNAVSNSKYVDRIMDSQHLVDLKQSLLGNGESNGNLGLGKALKGFVGQFGLDSADVKNLTISALIMKMMNQTEDSSQLNLLTNLLNTAKTMGIDHQKAESIGLN is encoded by the coding sequence ATGGATACATTCGTCATGGTCGGGTATGTATTACTCGGAGCCTTGGTTGTGATAGGCGTAGGCTACCTATTCGCAATCTCCCTGTTTCTGAAAAAAGTAAGCCAAGGAAAGGCATTGGTCAAGACTGGCCAAGGAAAGCCTAGAGTCAGCACAGGCAAAAGCATGTGGGTTGTACCATTGTTCCACAAGTTGGAAATGATGGATATTTCCCTCAAGCAAGTCGTCATTACCCGTGAAGGAAAAGATGGCTTGATCTGTAAGGACAATTTGCGTGCAGACATCAAGGTGGCCTTCTTCGTAAGGGTGAGCCCCGAAGAAAATGACATTCTCCGCGTGGCATCCACCATTGGGTGTACCCGTGCTTCGGACCCGGATCAGCTTCGCGTCTTGTTTGAAGCCAAATTCTCAGAGGCCCTCAAGTCGGTCGGTAAACGATTTGACTTCATCGACCTCTACAACTCTCGGGACGAACTCAAGAAGGAGATTATCCAAGTCATCGGTAAAGATCTGAATGGGTATTCCCTCGATGATGCAGCGATTGATTACTTGGAGCAGACCCCGGTTGAATACCTCGACGAAAACAACATCTTGGATGCCGTTGGTATCAAGAAAATTCGCGAGCTGACTGCTGATCAGATCACCGCTGCCAACAAGGTTCAGCGCGAACGTGAGAAGGAGATCAAGCGTCAAGACACCGAAAAAGCGGAAGCATTCCTCGAATTGGAAAAGCAGCTGGCTGAGAAGTCCGAGGTCCAGAAGCGTGAAATTGCCTCTATCAAAGCCCGAGAAACTGCCGAAACCCAAAAGGTTCAGGAGGAAGAACGCCTCAAGGCAGATGCTGCTCGCATTGAGCGAGAGCGTCAAATCATGATCGAGGAGGAGAACAAGATGCGCGACATCATCGTCGCCAAAAAGAATAAGGAGCGCACCGAAGCGGTAGAGCAGGAGAAAGTGGTCCGTGAGCGTGATCTAGAAGCTGTAGAGCGTGATCGCATTGTCTCATTGGCCAACATCGAAAAGGAAAAAGCACTCGAAGAAGAGCGCAAGCAGATTCAGGATGTGATCCGGGATCGCGTTGCGGTAGAGCGCGAAGTGGTCGAGGAGCAGGAGCGAATCAAGGATACAGAGGCGATTGCAGAGGCTGAGCGTCTCAAGCAAGTGGCCATCCTCGAAGCTGAAAAGCGTGCACAAGAGCAATTGGTCGAGCGCATCAAAGGTGCCGAAGCAGAGAAGGAAGCTTCTCAACTCGAGGCCCAGACCCGTGTGATTCAGGCCAACGCCCTTCGCGAGTCCATCGACAAGGAAGCCGAAGCCAAGAAGATCATGGCGGACGCTACAGCAGAAGAGCATGCAGCCATCGGTTTGGCTGAAGCACGTGTCTTGGAAGCCAAAGCCTCAGCGCGTGAGAAGGAAGGTCAGGCTGAAGCCAATGTCCTCGAGCAGCAGGCAATTGCCGAAGCCAAAGGAATCGAACTCAAGGGAGACGCTCAAGCGGATGCCAACGAGAAGATCGGTATGGTGGATGCCAAATTGAATGTCGAGAAAGGGCTTGCAGAAGCACAAGTGCTCGAAGCCAAGGCTGCCGCCACCGAAAAGATGGGAGTCGCCGAAGCCAAAGTCATCGAGGAAAGAGGCATTGCGGATGCCAAGGGCGTAGCCGCCAAGGCAGAAGCCATGCAGAAATTGGATGGCGTAGGCAAGGAGCACGAAGAGTTCAAGCTTCGATTGGAGAAGGAAACAGCCATCGAATTGGCACGGATCGAAATCCAGCGCGAGATCGCCGCGGCACAAGCGCAAGTCTTGGCCGAAGCCCTCAAAGCTGCCAACATCGATATCGTGGGTGGAGAGCAAGAATTCTTCGACCGTATCACCAACGCTGTCTCCAACAGCAAGTATGTGGACCGAATCATGGACAGCCAGCACTTGGTGGACCTCAAGCAGTCTCTCCTCGGCAATGGTGAATCCAATGGCAACCTCGGATTGGGCAAAGCGCTCAAGGGGTTTGTCGGACAATTCGGACTCGATAGCGCAGATGTCAAGAACTTGACCATCTCTGCACTCATCATGAAGATGATGAATCAGACTGAGGATTCTAGTCAGCTCAATCTATTGACCAATCTGCTCAATACCGCCAAAACGATGGGTATCGACCATCAAAAGGCTGAGAGCATTGGCTTGAACTAG
- a CDS encoding OB-fold-containig protein, whose product MRDFLDLIISPSIVFFTGFLGLMLMYWVTVILGAIDMDMLDFDLDIDADLDVDVDVDVDVDADTDVEIGAGAPVWMEVLTFFNIGKVPFMLFLSILSMSLWGIAIAIHQLIGPTGWAQAGWLTANFVGSLFITKFATWPLGNLHKKLDSRSLTKRELVGKICEITVQVDPDSPGQAELEVEGEFFLLHVYSKDSDSLRKGDKALLVEYQPGSEQFLITKFEV is encoded by the coding sequence ATGCGCGATTTTCTGGATTTGATCATCTCTCCTTCCATCGTGTTCTTCACGGGATTTTTGGGCCTGATGCTGATGTATTGGGTGACCGTGATCCTCGGAGCCATTGACATGGATATGCTGGATTTCGATCTGGATATCGATGCCGATTTGGACGTGGATGTCGACGTAGACGTCGATGTGGATGCAGACACCGATGTGGAAATAGGTGCGGGAGCGCCTGTATGGATGGAGGTCTTGACCTTTTTCAATATCGGCAAAGTACCCTTCATGCTGTTTTTGAGCATTCTCTCCATGAGTTTGTGGGGAATTGCCATAGCGATCCATCAACTGATTGGCCCTACGGGATGGGCACAGGCGGGATGGCTTACGGCTAACTTTGTCGGATCATTGTTCATCACCAAATTTGCCACATGGCCATTGGGGAATCTCCACAAGAAACTGGATTCCAGATCACTCACAAAGCGGGAACTGGTGGGGAAAATCTGCGAAATCACGGTTCAGGTGGATCCTGACAGCCCCGGACAGGCGGAATTGGAAGTGGAGGGAGAATTTTTCCTGCTCCATGTCTATTCCAAAGATTCGGATTCCCTCCGCAAAGGCGACAAGGCCCTGCTGGTCGAGTATCAGCCCGGTTCAGAGCAATTTCTGATCACCAAGTTTGAGGTCTGA
- a CDS encoding formylglycine-generating enzyme family protein, with product MYRIIFSLCLSWFLLFGSVLHAQKSQDYNRPKRPPTPKGDTFVLLLCDTYAWVELNGKIVGYQAPRQLRKYAVKGGVAHLRIRNAWADKTYEVNVKKGRQHLLELYMREQEAPFAFNRQQPAGEMAAVKGGSYWMGEQKKFGTDHQVHQVHVEPFMMGRYEVTVGQFAEFVQVSGYLTDADRGGGSHVCRESGEWELKEAVNWKHDSQGNPRPKSEYHHPVIHVSWNDAVAYCRWLSRASGESYRLPTEAEWEYAARNRGKRLEYAWGTGMPAGKDGGNVADETAKRKFDDWQIFQGFDDGHVFTAPVGSFPPNALGLYDLTGNVWEWCADWYDSHYYQKSPTYDPKGATDGPERVMRGGSWYNKPNYARVTFREKSSPSNRSDAIGFRVAKSIE from the coding sequence ATGTATCGAATCATCTTCTCGTTGTGTCTCTCCTGGTTTCTCTTATTCGGTAGCGTCCTACACGCCCAAAAATCCCAAGACTACAATCGCCCCAAGCGTCCGCCTACGCCCAAGGGAGACACGTTTGTGCTGTTGTTGTGCGATACCTATGCGTGGGTAGAGCTCAATGGCAAAATCGTGGGATATCAAGCCCCAAGGCAATTGCGCAAATATGCTGTGAAAGGCGGGGTCGCGCACCTGAGGATCAGAAATGCATGGGCAGACAAGACCTACGAAGTGAATGTGAAGAAAGGAAGACAGCACTTGCTTGAGCTGTACATGCGAGAACAAGAAGCTCCATTTGCTTTCAATCGTCAACAACCCGCAGGGGAAATGGCCGCTGTGAAGGGGGGAAGCTATTGGATGGGAGAGCAAAAGAAATTTGGGACCGATCACCAAGTGCATCAGGTGCATGTGGAGCCATTCATGATGGGGCGGTATGAAGTCACCGTAGGACAATTTGCCGAATTCGTTCAGGTTTCAGGGTATCTCACTGACGCCGATCGAGGCGGAGGAAGCCATGTCTGTCGAGAATCGGGTGAATGGGAACTCAAGGAGGCAGTCAACTGGAAGCACGATTCGCAGGGCAATCCCCGTCCGAAATCCGAATATCACCATCCCGTCATCCACGTCTCTTGGAACGATGCTGTGGCCTATTGCAGATGGCTCAGTCGTGCTTCTGGGGAATCTTACCGATTGCCTACCGAAGCGGAATGGGAGTATGCAGCCCGAAATCGGGGCAAACGATTGGAATATGCATGGGGAACGGGCATGCCTGCTGGCAAAGATGGGGGAAATGTCGCCGATGAAACGGCCAAGCGCAAGTTTGATGACTGGCAGATATTTCAAGGATTTGATGATGGGCATGTATTTACTGCACCTGTAGGAAGCTTTCCGCCCAATGCGCTCGGATTGTATGATCTCACAGGCAATGTCTGGGAATGGTGCGCCGATTGGTACGATAGCCATTACTATCAGAAGAGTCCTACCTATGATCCGAAAGGAGCAACCGATGGACCAGAGCGTGTGATGCGGGGCGGGAGCTGGTACAATAAGCCCAACTATGCTCGGGTGACCTTTCGTGAAAAATCTAGCCCCTCCAACCGTTCGGATGCCATCGGATTCCGAGTGGCCAAATCGATCGAGTAA
- the dapB gene encoding 4-hydroxy-tetrahydrodipicolinate reductase, which translates to MRIALLGYGRMGKAIEQEAIKRDHTISFIIDQDNRADLAKVSPENTDAIIEFTHPDSFFTNFRETLKLGVPVVSGTTGWYDQMEQVKAEVAEAGTGFMFGSNFSIGVNVLFKVNQQLAQLMNRYSDYDVFIEEQHHRYKADGPSGTAHSLAQQVIDHLDRKTAVSDADLRTRPPKPEELSVGFIRAGEIPGKHTVTYTSDIDTISISHNAFNRRGFALGAVVAAEWMNGKTGFYEFADIF; encoded by the coding sequence ATGAGAATTGCCTTGTTGGGCTATGGCCGTATGGGAAAGGCCATCGAGCAGGAAGCCATCAAACGCGACCACACCATTTCCTTCATCATCGATCAGGACAATCGAGCAGATTTGGCCAAGGTTTCTCCCGAGAATACCGACGCGATCATCGAGTTCACCCACCCAGATAGTTTTTTTACCAACTTCCGAGAAACGCTTAAACTGGGCGTTCCAGTGGTATCTGGGACGACTGGTTGGTATGATCAGATGGAGCAAGTGAAAGCCGAGGTAGCAGAAGCTGGAACTGGATTCATGTTTGGGTCCAATTTCTCCATCGGGGTCAATGTCCTGTTCAAGGTCAATCAGCAGCTCGCTCAACTCATGAATCGCTATTCCGACTACGACGTCTTTATCGAGGAGCAGCACCATCGCTACAAGGCGGATGGACCGAGTGGTACGGCTCATTCTCTCGCTCAGCAAGTCATCGATCATTTGGATCGCAAAACCGCGGTCTCTGATGCGGATCTGCGGACTCGTCCACCCAAGCCAGAGGAGTTGTCTGTTGGATTTATTCGCGCAGGGGAAATTCCGGGCAAGCACACCGTCACATACACTTCCGATATAGACACCATCAGCATTTCGCACAATGCCTTCAACCGCCGCGGCTTCGCGTTGGGAGCAGTGGTCGCGGCTGAATGGATGAATGGCAAGACCGGATTCTACGAATTTGCCGATATATTCTAG
- a CDS encoding MarC family protein codes for MIDWLSTFIIFFSVIDPIGTVPVFISVTSGRELRDKRRIAFQAAWVSALVLLFFIVLGELILDGIGIPISAFQIAGGIVLFLFALTMLFGESKPDKEIGLKRDSKEVAIFPLAMPSIASPGSMLAAVLLTKNAEHELWEQVQIAGCMLLVLGVTYGMMMLAAQIYRVIGSGGASILSRVMGLILASIAATNVLEGIKEYFQL; via the coding sequence ATGATTGATTGGCTCTCAACCTTCATTATCTTCTTCTCAGTGATCGACCCAATTGGGACGGTTCCAGTTTTCATATCTGTCACCAGTGGCCGAGAACTCCGAGACAAAAGACGAATTGCTTTTCAGGCGGCGTGGGTTTCTGCCCTGGTCCTGTTGTTTTTCATCGTCTTGGGTGAATTGATTCTTGATGGGATAGGGATTCCCATTTCAGCATTTCAAATCGCCGGAGGAATCGTTTTGTTCTTGTTTGCCTTGACCATGCTATTTGGGGAAAGCAAGCCAGACAAGGAGATCGGCCTTAAGCGGGATTCCAAGGAGGTGGCCATTTTCCCATTAGCAATGCCTTCGATTGCCAGTCCGGGATCGATGCTTGCAGCCGTCCTCCTCACCAAAAATGCAGAGCACGAGCTTTGGGAGCAGGTTCAGATTGCGGGGTGCATGCTACTAGTGCTTGGGGTAACCTACGGAATGATGATGCTCGCCGCCCAGATCTACCGGGTGATTGGCAGCGGGGGAGCGAGCATCCTGAGCCGGGTGATGGGGCTGATTTTGGCCTCGATCGCAGCGACCAATGTCTTGGAAGGAATCAAGGAATATTTCCAGCTTTGA
- a CDS encoding OmpA family protein has product MTRLTLRILLCCLALSPACSFAQVDYWFNLYGGAGYDRGKKFEVLDNGTIILAGESSSQDDFSRGDSAGTQDIVIFKTNTQRTIIWKQVIGGSGTESLSDMIRLESGGFLLVGTTDSQDGDIPRGYGGTDVWAARISETGELLWSQSYGGSGDDRGYGAIPTTDGGFFLLGESASANGLATSQHFGGYDAWVLRINGKGRLIWEKQFGGTHNEKARKGFRISESEYLIFGTAASDDGNVEQALGKKDVWMLRMSEYGKIKTQRSFGGSENDDIYDAYRDSKGNVVIAGTSFSSDGDLLQHQGEGDGWLLKMDSSYQVLWSQSYGGPRGDGFNSVGPMQDGGYIMGGLTKSRTGEGQIEFNAGYYDAWMVKVDGTGKLLWNKTYGNKRKDEFFDIQEMAKGGFLAFGNIENNTTGPKIERHNGVSDWILVNFNDPLKLGVRPFVTPPLLKGTVLDKKTGLPLRAAVKLTDNKTLDSLASAVSEPDTGNFGMLMPAYGLVSMNVLAKGYLFHGEDILMDTLFSRVSIKQTYELEPIRLGASLILKNIYFDTGKWELLPESFAELERVVAFLKLNPRVVIEVSGHTDNTGNKKQKVELSLRRANAVKAYLIDQGIMELRLKVKGYGMYRPIATNKTSAGRRKNRRVEFEIINI; this is encoded by the coding sequence ATGACTCGGCTGACGTTACGGATCTTACTATGCTGCTTGGCACTCTCGCCTGCCTGCTCCTTTGCTCAGGTGGATTATTGGTTCAATCTCTACGGGGGAGCAGGATACGATCGAGGGAAAAAATTTGAGGTACTCGACAACGGGACAATCATCCTCGCCGGTGAATCTTCTTCGCAAGACGATTTCTCGAGAGGCGACTCCGCAGGTACTCAGGATATTGTCATCTTTAAAACCAATACCCAGCGGACGATTATCTGGAAACAGGTGATTGGTGGAAGCGGAACAGAATCGCTCTCTGATATGATCCGGCTTGAATCTGGGGGGTTCCTCCTCGTGGGAACCACAGATTCGCAAGATGGAGATATTCCCAGAGGGTATGGAGGAACAGATGTGTGGGCTGCCAGAATCAGTGAAACAGGCGAGCTGCTTTGGTCCCAATCCTACGGTGGCTCGGGCGATGATAGAGGATATGGCGCGATTCCGACTACGGATGGTGGATTTTTTCTGCTGGGGGAATCGGCTTCTGCCAACGGTCTTGCCACCTCTCAACACTTCGGAGGCTATGATGCTTGGGTGCTTCGGATCAATGGCAAAGGACGTTTGATTTGGGAAAAGCAGTTTGGGGGGACCCATAACGAAAAAGCACGCAAAGGATTTCGAATCTCTGAATCTGAATATTTGATCTTCGGAACCGCTGCTTCAGATGACGGAAATGTCGAACAGGCATTGGGCAAAAAAGACGTGTGGATGCTACGAATGAGCGAATATGGCAAGATCAAAACCCAGCGTTCATTCGGAGGATCAGAAAATGATGATATCTATGATGCCTACCGGGATTCGAAGGGAAATGTCGTGATCGCCGGTACTTCCTTTTCCAGTGATGGAGATCTCCTTCAGCACCAAGGGGAAGGGGATGGTTGGCTATTGAAAATGGATAGCAGCTATCAAGTACTATGGTCCCAATCTTATGGAGGACCCCGTGGGGATGGATTCAATTCCGTTGGTCCTATGCAAGACGGGGGATACATCATGGGAGGACTCACCAAGTCCCGAACTGGAGAAGGGCAAATCGAGTTCAATGCCGGATACTACGATGCTTGGATGGTGAAAGTCGATGGCACGGGGAAGTTGCTGTGGAACAAAACCTATGGAAACAAGCGCAAGGATGAGTTCTTCGATATTCAGGAAATGGCCAAAGGAGGATTTCTTGCATTCGGAAACATCGAGAACAATACAACTGGCCCCAAAATAGAGCGTCACAATGGGGTTTCAGATTGGATTCTGGTGAATTTCAATGATCCGTTAAAGCTTGGAGTCAGACCGTTTGTCACTCCTCCGCTGTTGAAAGGAACGGTGCTAGACAAGAAGACAGGACTTCCTCTGAGAGCTGCTGTGAAATTGACAGACAACAAGACCCTCGATTCATTGGCCTCTGCCGTTTCCGAGCCAGACACCGGAAACTTTGGAATGCTCATGCCCGCTTATGGGTTGGTGTCCATGAACGTATTGGCCAAAGGATATCTGTTCCATGGAGAGGATATCCTCATGGATACCCTCTTCAGCCGGGTCAGCATCAAGCAGACCTATGAGTTGGAACCAATCAGATTGGGAGCCAGCCTGATTCTGAAGAATATCTATTTCGATACGGGGAAATGGGAACTACTTCCTGAATCCTTTGCTGAATTGGAGCGGGTGGTCGCATTTCTGAAACTCAATCCGCGGGTGGTCATCGAGGTGAGCGGCCATACCGACAACACCGGCAACAAAAAGCAGAAAGTGGAACTGTCCTTGCGTCGTGCCAATGCGGTGAAAGCCTATCTGATCGACCAGGGGATCATGGAGCTAAGATTGAAGGTGAAAGGCTATGGGATGTATCGTCCGATTGCCACGAATAAGACCTCTGCTGGAAGACGAAAAAATCGCCGAGTGGAATTCGAAATTATCAATATCTAG
- a CDS encoding NUDIX domain-containing protein has translation MSFGLQTPQSPIQFPTHPWQHLEALLSEPPANWSGRQWYVRADDSEACISSLFQTVLRGHETRAKGTIEFQFDEVESLEKAIMQLRKLFKVKVAAGGLVHNEEGAFLMISHRNVWTLPKGHVEKEEPVELAAVREVQEETGLQQVEMIGPLIVTYHTYFEKKKWVLKETHWYRMTADKSQALIPQLEESISEVAWKSKAEWIELSPYSFPLNRQIFEAEFAAQIDS, from the coding sequence ATGTCCTTCGGACTACAAACTCCGCAATCCCCTATCCAGTTCCCCACACACCCCTGGCAACATTTGGAAGCGCTCCTCTCTGAACCTCCCGCCAATTGGAGCGGCAGACAGTGGTATGTGCGGGCGGATGATTCGGAAGCATGCATCTCCAGCCTATTCCAGACGGTCTTGAGGGGACACGAAACGAGGGCCAAAGGTACGATTGAGTTTCAATTCGATGAGGTAGAATCACTCGAAAAGGCGATTATGCAACTGCGGAAGCTGTTCAAAGTCAAGGTGGCTGCTGGCGGATTGGTCCACAATGAGGAAGGAGCATTCCTCATGATTTCCCATCGAAATGTCTGGACTTTACCCAAAGGACATGTCGAAAAGGAAGAACCCGTCGAACTGGCAGCGGTCCGAGAGGTCCAAGAAGAGACCGGATTACAACAGGTCGAAATGATTGGCCCCTTGATCGTCACCTACCATACTTATTTCGAGAAAAAGAAGTGGGTCTTGAAAGAGACACATTGGTACCGGATGACTGCGGACAAATCTCAAGCTTTGATCCCACAACTCGAAGAATCCATCTCTGAGGTCGCGTGGAAGAGCAAAGCGGAATGGATCGAACTGTCCCCGTACTCGTTTCCGCTCAACCGCCAGATATTCGAGGCAGAATTTGCTGCTCAAATCGATTCCTAA
- the pyrE gene encoding orotate phosphoribosyltransferase yields MHKLSAKIFIFLRPKPRSDVTSSKIAEYLLKIKAVKIDVGNPFQWSSGWKSPIYCDNRLTLSHPEIRDFIKHGFVERVKAEYPEATGIVGVATGAIALGVLVADEMGLPFIYVRSKAKGHGMQNLLEGDVDSNGKYVVIEDLVSTGCSSVKAVQAVQATGATVLGTISIFSYGFPQAKAAFEETGTQYDSLTNLKTLLEKAQEFDYLQADEQATIFDWQQDPANWNGQE; encoded by the coding sequence ATGCACAAATTAAGTGCGAAAATTTTCATATTTTTGCGACCTAAGCCTAGATCAGACGTGACAAGTTCGAAAATAGCAGAGTATTTATTAAAAATCAAAGCCGTCAAGATTGACGTGGGAAATCCTTTCCAGTGGAGTTCTGGCTGGAAATCTCCTATCTATTGTGACAACCGACTGACGCTTTCCCACCCTGAGATTCGTGATTTTATCAAGCACGGATTTGTGGAGCGTGTGAAAGCCGAGTATCCCGAGGCCACTGGCATTGTCGGGGTAGCGACCGGAGCGATTGCGCTGGGGGTGCTGGTTGCAGACGAGATGGGACTCCCATTCATCTATGTACGGTCCAAGGCCAAAGGGCATGGCATGCAGAATCTTCTGGAAGGAGACGTCGATTCCAACGGCAAATACGTCGTCATCGAGGACCTCGTCTCTACCGGATGCTCCAGCGTGAAGGCGGTTCAGGCAGTTCAAGCGACTGGCGCAACCGTATTGGGGACGATTTCGATCTTTAGCTATGGATTCCCACAAGCCAAGGCGGCTTTCGAGGAGACAGGCACCCAGTACGATTCCCTGACCAACTTGAAGACCCTTTTGGAAAAGGCTCAGGAGTTTGATTATCTTCAAGCCGACGAACAAGCCACGATTTTCGATTGGCAGCAGGATCCGGCCAATTGGAATGGCCAAGAATAG
- a CDS encoding NADH-quinone oxidoreductase subunit C, with amino-acid sequence MSEQQHTFLDTIKKSTIQDFIVDVRGHANEMTIQVKAEHILEVLRSLKEQHGFNFLSDITGSDNYTDEGRFEVAYNIVSMAHRQRLRVVALIEESDPSIDSVVSLWSSANWYEREAYDMVGIQFRNHPDLRRIYMPEDFQWYPLRKEFPLLGIPGSIALPEKDPPKEYK; translated from the coding sequence ATGTCAGAGCAACAACATACCTTCCTCGACACTATCAAGAAAAGCACCATTCAAGACTTTATCGTCGATGTGCGTGGACATGCCAATGAAATGACCATTCAGGTCAAAGCAGAGCATATCCTCGAGGTGCTTCGCAGTTTGAAAGAACAGCACGGATTCAACTTCCTTTCGGATATCACCGGCTCGGACAATTATACCGACGAGGGGAGATTCGAAGTGGCGTACAATATCGTCAGCATGGCTCACCGCCAGCGCTTGCGTGTGGTTGCGCTGATCGAAGAGTCCGACCCTTCCATCGATTCCGTGGTATCTTTGTGGTCTTCCGCCAACTGGTACGAGCGTGAAGCTTACGATATGGTCGGTATCCAGTTCCGCAATCATCCGGACTTGCGCCGTATCTATATGCCTGAGGATTTCCAATGGTATCCGCTGCGCAAGGAGTTTCCATTGCTCGGAATTCCCGGCTCGATTGCCCTTCCCGAGAAAGATCCTCCGAAGGAGTACAAATAA
- a CDS encoding DoxX family protein, whose translation MQELDWSLDLGMMILFYASAGLAHFLMPKFFLKIIPPYIPMPNLVNGLVGLVEMTLALGLAFSTTRTAAAIGVVCLLLAVFPANVYHLTSGGAGMNIPKWLLWIRLPLQGLLIFWAWQYV comes from the coding sequence ATGCAGGAACTTGATTGGTCGCTCGACCTGGGGATGATGATCCTATTTTACGCATCGGCAGGATTGGCGCATTTTCTGATGCCCAAGTTTTTCCTCAAAATCATCCCTCCCTACATTCCTATGCCAAATCTGGTCAATGGATTGGTAGGGCTGGTGGAAATGACGCTGGCGCTTGGCTTGGCATTTTCGACAACGAGGACCGCTGCGGCAATTGGCGTGGTATGCCTGCTCTTGGCGGTGTTCCCAGCCAATGTCTACCACCTGACAAGTGGTGGCGCGGGGATGAATATTCCCAAGTGGCTCCTCTGGATTCGACTTCCGCTACAAGGACTGTTGATCTTCTGGGCTTGGCAATACGTTTAG
- a CDS encoding DUF6134 family protein, translating into MIRAQICLVWCLTGLLGSPLMGQTLLYKVYKGQTEVGWMRVNKVMQDGNEHFSLDCNMDVKMMFSMNLQFTYEANFQSGHLTSSLTRNFRNGSEKSHSEGKRVNHIYRTIRDGKAYETPADIDFCIIRTYWEEPVGRSQVFSERWGHYLPFEQVGPHKYRVLLPTGNYNYMTYREGKCVELQVNHTLATLFFRLVE; encoded by the coding sequence ATGATTCGAGCGCAGATTTGCTTGGTATGGTGCCTGACGGGTCTGCTTGGTTCCCCCTTGATGGGCCAAACGCTGCTATACAAGGTTTACAAGGGGCAAACTGAGGTAGGCTGGATGCGGGTCAACAAGGTCATGCAGGATGGCAACGAGCATTTCTCACTGGATTGCAACATGGATGTCAAAATGATGTTCTCCATGAATTTGCAGTTCACATATGAGGCGAACTTCCAATCAGGGCATTTGACTTCTTCCTTGACTCGAAATTTCCGAAATGGCTCCGAAAAAAGCCATTCAGAAGGCAAGCGGGTCAATCATATCTATCGGACCATCCGAGATGGCAAAGCCTATGAAACGCCTGCTGACATTGATTTCTGCATCATTCGAACCTACTGGGAGGAACCGGTGGGGAGGTCTCAGGTTTTTTCGGAGCGTTGGGGACATTACTTGCCATTCGAACAAGTAGGCCCACACAAGTATCGCGTTCTGCTCCCAACGGGCAATTACAACTACATGACCTACCGAGAAGGCAAATGCGTGGAGCTTCAGGTCAACCACACCTTGGCGACGTTATTCTTTCGATTGGTGGAATAA